The Triticum aestivum cultivar Chinese Spring chromosome 7B, IWGSC CS RefSeq v2.1, whole genome shotgun sequence genome window below encodes:
- the LOC123155646 gene encoding uncharacterized protein yields MGVRAVAAADVVLGLATAAFALYAVSLNPADSLPQTDAALRSANCGATPQQELGMRFEALVMLLTAAAQAATAGAAWVLVTAFGRGMARVLAVFAHALGGFNAYALYYVVRGVAAVTLGLCMGNAVRVTLVLYHAIFLVTQAVLLVVGFVAVLCGV; encoded by the exons ATGGGCGtgcgcgcggtggcggcggcggacgtcgTCCTCGGCCTGGCCACGGCCGCCTTCGCGCTCTACGCCGTCTCCCTCAACCCGGCAGATTCCCTGCCGCAG ACTGATGCCGCGCTGAGGTCGGCGAACTGCGGCGCCACGCCGCAGCAGGAGCTGGGCATGCGCTTCGAAGCGCTGGTCATGCTCCTCACCGCGGCGGCGCAGGCGGCCACGGCCGGGGCGGCCTGGGTGCTCGTGACGGCGTTCGGCCGCGGGATGGCCCGGGTCCTCGCTGTCTTCGCGCACGCTCTCGGTGGCTTCAACGCCTACGCCCTCTACTACGTCGTCCGCGGGGTGGCCGCCGTCACCTTGGGCCTCTGCATGGGCAACGCCGTCCGCGTCACGCTCGTCCTCTACCACGCCATCTTCCTCGTGACCCAGGCCGTGCTGCTCGTCGTCGGCTTCGTCGCCGTCCTCTGCGGAGTGTGA